The Curtobacterium poinsettiae DNA segment CCGGGCTAAGCATGTCGGTGATATGAGGGCTCCCCGTAGGTCCGGGGCACCGATGTCCGGTAGCCGATCGGCTATCGGACGGTCCGAGCGGCGGCCCACTCGCGATCGAGCATGGCGTACTGGTACCCGTCGACCCAGCCCAGGTCGGCGTGCCAGGAGTCCTCGATGCCGTGCTGCTCGCGTCGCATGCCGTTCTTCTCGAGGACGCGGGCTGAGGCGACGTTGTCGGCGTTGCAGCTCGCGGTGACGCGTCGAAGCCGGAGTACGTCGAACGCTGCGGTCAGGAGACCGTGCGCCAGGTCTGTTCCCAGTCCCCGTCCGGCGAGGTCGGGTTGCAGCATGTAGCCGATGACCCCTTGCGTGCCTTCGGGCATCCCTGGTTGTCCGAGGCCGTCGACAACGTCGAGGAACCCCAGGCCGGCGAGCTGGCCGTCCAGCTCCGCGATGCACGAAAAGTCGGTGTCGCTGTCGGGGATGCTCGCCCACTCTCGGGCGTAGGCGTCCGGATCGACGTGGGTGCGGAGCATGAACCGGTTGACGACCGGGTTGTTCCGCAGCGTGACGAGCTGGTCCGCGTCCTCGGGTTGAGGGTCGCGGAGGAGGAGAGCCCCGCTATGAGCGGGCCACGGAGAAGTGCGCACCCCGTCATCCTCGCAAGAGTCAGGCTCGGTGATCGATCGTCTTACGGGACGGTAGCCAAGTTCACGCAGACGGGTTGACTTGGCCCGGTTCGACGGGTACCAGGGGGCCAAATTGGCTGCCCACCGTAGCCCGCAACTGAATCTAGGGTCGAGCGATGACAACATGGGCGCATGTCGACTCCCTCGCTCCGCTTGTT contains these protein-coding regions:
- a CDS encoding GNAT family N-acetyltransferase — encoded protein: MRTSPWPAHSGALLLRDPQPEDADQLVTLRNNPVVNRFMLRTHVDPDAYAREWASIPDSDTDFSCIAELDGQLAGLGFLDVVDGLGQPGMPEGTQGVIGYMLQPDLAGRGLGTDLAHGLLTAAFDVLRLRRVTASCNADNVASARVLEKNGMRREQHGIEDSWHADLGWVDGYQYAMLDREWAAARTVR